A single genomic interval of Zingiber officinale cultivar Zhangliang chromosome 4A, Zo_v1.1, whole genome shotgun sequence harbors:
- the LOC121973798 gene encoding guanine nucleotide-binding protein subunit gamma 3-like, with the protein MDVEAVPHPRSPPRMPDLCGRHCLQAQLLLLTREIAFLEEEIQSIEGIQPASVCCKEVEEYVGMIPEPLIPIYKRRKKQSRFWRRLCTMVVCFNIPTCCSGAPFSWFSRHWHNCRPTWTHRSTRCRCPCSGNSCSTCSCSRLKCVTPSFSCPGYSCGCVCSCSKCSKVCICPRCLSCISYCICE; encoded by the exons ATGGACGTGGAGGCCGTTCCGCATCCCCGATCGCCGCCGCGGATGCCCGACCTCTGCGGCCGCCACTGTCTCCAGGCGCAGCTCCTCCTCTTGACCCGAGAGATTGCCTTCCTCGAG GAGGAGATACAATCCATTGAAGGAATCCAACCTGCATCTGTGTGTTGCAAAGA GGTTGAGGAATATGTGGGGATGATCCCAGAGCCCTTAATCCCAAT ATATAAGAGAAGAAAAAAGCAATCTCGCTTTTGGAGGCGGCTCTG CACGATGGTGGTTTGCTTCAACATACCAACTTGCTGCTCTGGAGCTCCCTTCAGCTGGTTCAGTAGACATTGGCACAACTGTAGACCGACCTGGACTCATCGCTCCACTCGCTGTCGATGCCCCTGCAGTGGCAACAGCTGCAGTACCTGCAGTTGCTCCAGATTAAAATGTGTGACCCCAAGTTTCTCATGCCCAGGGTATTCTTGTGGATGTGTTTGCTCATGTTCGAAATGTAGCAAAGTCTGCATTTGCCCAAGGTGCTTGTCCTGCATCAGCTACTGCATCTGCGAGTAA